The genome window TGTACTGAACTTAGCCTTTATATAATGATCTATGAGAAGTGCATCTTGAGCATTTTCAAAGATGAGCTGTAGTTCAAGCAAGTTTTTAAAAACCAACGACGCCTGAAGATTTTAGTGATATATTCGAAAGGCGGTTTTGTTAGGTTTGTGTGCCCATCGTTCAGTCTACCCATTATCAggttaacataatttttgggGTTCTTGGATTATTTCATAGAGACCACATTGTAGaattaaaactttaaaagtaattgcaaaataaaaaaacttgtgaATTTACGACCATCACCCAAAAAACTTATTCACTTTTTTAACcttaagtatttattattatagtatacaaaattattcatataaaaaaaatctttcatttAATTGTGCATTTACTACCATGTTATTTTGTTATACTTTTTCTTTGGGCCAAAGCTACGTGGAAAATGCAAGCACCTTTTTCTTGCCAAAGGAAAACCCGACCATTACTTGACATTAGTGTTAagaattaattgatttaatggTTTGacaaacaagttgtccaatggaGGATCACAATTTTAATTGGAGTGCGTAACTCTAATTGGTTTTTGatagaaaacaaaacacaaacactGGGAAATTCAACGGCAGTCACAGTAACTGCGCAATGACGCCAACAGCGAAAGCCATAACGGAAAGAGAATGGAAATAACTCAGGGGCATTTGGGTAATTTCGTGCGTCGCGGAAGAAGAAAACCTGGCGTCCAAAGCATTGCACAATAATCCTTCGTCTGAAACGCATTCATTCTTTTCTCCCTCGCACGCACGCACGCGCACGCAAGCAAACGAACcaagttcttcttcttcttcttctctgcgATAAGATCGCACAAATTTTGGAACCCTAATCTACTACATTTCGTTTTGGACCTTCATCCGAATCGTAAAAATCACTCCCTGCGAATCGAATCCTCTTTCTGGCGTCGATCATCTCGTCGACTGAGTCATTTAACCCTAAACATTTTACATGGCTATGACCGGTAACCATTCCCCTCGCCATTCCTCTGATAACCTCCGATCGCGTCGCGCCACGCGCCTCCCTGCTTCCTCGCCGTGGAACCAGGTCGTCCGCGGCGAATCGGAGCCCGTTGCTGCGGCTCCGTCTTCCTCGACGGAGGATTTCCCCTCCGCCGCCGTTCCGGTGGACGATTTTAGCTCCTCCGCCGCGGAGAGCTCCGACAATGGCGGCGCTGCCTTGAGGCCTGTCTGGAACAAGCCTTCTCCTAATGGCGCGGCGGCAGCGGCTTCGGATGTGAGGCCGGAGATGGACGCGAACTCGTGGCCCTTGCCGTCGGAGTCCACAAGAGCTGCTACGAAATCGGAATCGTCCAAGGGTTTGTTGGATGGATCTTCTGTGCCACAATCGCAGGTTTGGTTCTCTCGCCGTTACTCCGTTGTTTcagttaataattaataattcctGCAATTTTAGTGTTCCAACCAGTTGAAGCTAGTTATCTTTGTTGcgttttttaattgattattcaTGTGTACTCAatggttttaacttttaagtggCTTAACTATATAAAGTGCGCAAGTAAGCCTTACTTGTTCCTTTTATGCTAACATACTGACAAGGAGTGTTCTAGTTTTCGTTTCCAGCACAATTTTGAAAATGCATGTATGTACCTGATGTAGTATGTGGATACGGTATTGGATCAAGTCGCTGTGTATTAGGAACTGAGCGGGATGGATTGTAAAATATATGATAGTTTAGTTTGCTGGCGTATATGTTTTGTTTCTACTGCTTGTGTGTATATGCATGGACATTGCTATTGTTTTAAGTGTTTGGATTTTAGGGTTTGGGAAGTAcgtctttttcctcttcacagAGGGAAGTCAGTGACAATGCAATAACCAACAACACCAACAGTTTGGTGCCGGCTCGGCAGAAATCAATGAAACATCACAGTTCGAATGCATCTTCTAATGGTGGCCACGCGCAACACTCTGCGCCCCAGGTCTCGATAGCTGCAACTGGGTCCCGGAACTCCTCTCCAAAGGACCACACACAAAGAAGTGGATTTGCGTCTAATGATCATCCACAGCAGCGTAATTCGTTTAGAAATCGTAATGGTGGTCAACATCAGCGAGGAGATGGTTCTCACCATCACAACTATGGGAACAGGCGTGATCAGGAGTGGAATAATAATCGAAGTTTTGGCAGTAGAGATACACATGTGCCACCAAGAGTTGCTCCTAGATTTATACGGCCACCTCCACCTCCTAATTCTGCTCAGTTTTTTCATCCATCACCAATGCGGCCTTTTGGTAGTCCCATTGGTTTCCATGGTATGGTTTTCTGTCATGATGATTTCTTTCAATATATGAATTTGCTCTGATGACTGTATTCATTTCCAGAACTAGCACCTCCTCTGGTATTTGTTGCAGCTCCACCTCCACCCCCGGATTCACTGAGAGGTGTTCCTTTTGTGCCTCCTATGCCACATCATCCCCTGTTCTTTACAGGTCCAGACCCTCAGTTGCACAGTAAGATAGTCAACCAGGTCGACTACTATTTTAGGTATTGCTTTTACTTCAGTCTGTCTGTAATTTgtt of Glycine soja cultivar W05 chromosome 1, ASM419377v2, whole genome shotgun sequence contains these proteins:
- the LOC114419552 gene encoding la-related protein 1C-like isoform X1, yielding MAMTGNHSPRHSSDNLRSRRATRLPASSPWNQVVRGESEPVAAAPSSSTEDFPSAAVPVDDFSSSAAESSDNGGAALRPVWNKPSPNGAAAAASDVRPEMDANSWPLPSESTRAATKSESSKGLLDGSSVPQSQGLGSTSFSSSQREVSDNAITNNTNSLVPARQKSMKHHSSNASSNGGHAQHSAPQVSIAATGSRNSSPKDHTQRSGFASNDHPQQRNSFRNRNGGQHQRGDGSHHHNYGNRRDQEWNNNRSFGSRDTHVPPRVAPRFIRPPPPPNSAQFFHPSPMRPFGSPIGFHELAPPLVFVAAPPPPPDSLRGVPFVPPMPHHPLFFTGPDPQLHSKIVNQVDYYFSNENLVKDAFLRQNMDDQGWVPIKLIAGFNKVMHLTDNIQVILDAIQTSSVVEVQGDKIRRQNDWRRWIMHPPVQFSNATTIGVLNPDKLAEQVQNIALETSNYDGAGGLDVQPDTSQHRSTFGDLQQLSTSQVGIQGSDHFIPARN
- the LOC114419552 gene encoding la-related protein 1C-like isoform X2 translates to MAMTGNHSPRHSSDNLRSRRATRLPASSPWNQVVRGESEPVAAAPSSSTEDFPSAAVPVDDFSSSAAESSDNGGAALRPVWNKPSPNGAAAAASDVRPEMDANSWPLPSESTRAATKSESSKGLLDGSSVPQSQGLGSTSFSSSQREVSDNAITNNTNSLVPARQKSMKHHSSNASSNGGHAQHSAPQVSIAATGSRNSSPKDHTQRSGFASNDHPQQRNSFRNRNGGQHQRGDGSHHHNYGNRRDQEWNNNRSFGSRDTHVPPRVAPRFIRPPPPPNSAQFFHPSPMRPFGSPIGFHELAPPLVFVAAPPPPPDSLRGVPFVPPMPHHPLFFTGPDPQLHSKIVNQVDYYFSNENLVKDAFLRQNMDDQGWVPIKLIAGFNKVMHLTDNIQVILDAIQTSSVVEVQETDWKQGDSLKK